In Candidatus Rokuibacteriota bacterium, the genomic window GCCGGCAGATCGCGCTCCGCGGTGAGGTTGATCCGCCGGAGGACCTCCTCGGCCTCCTCGGTGACGTCCCGCATCGCGTCCACCATGTGGAGCAGGTTGAAGCGCACCCCCCGCCGGCCCAGAATCCCCATGCGGACGTTCTGGAACGCGGTCAGTCTGGGGAACGTGCTGGTGATCTGGAAGGAGCGCCCCATGCCAAGGCGCACGAGCGCGTGCGGGGGTGCCGCGGTCACGTCCTGTTCCTTGAAGAACACCCGGCCACTGCGCGGCGCGTAGGTGCCGGAGATGACGTTGAAGAGCGTGGTCTTGCCGGCCCCATTGGGGCCGATGACGGCGTGCCGTTCGCCTCGACGCACGCTCAGGTTGACGCGGGACAACACCCGCAGACCGTCGAAGTCGTGGGAGAGGTCCCGGGTTTCGAGGATCACCGCGCGATCTCCGTGGCGCCCCGCGGCGCGAAGCGCGCGCGGGCCCGGGCCCGCACAGCGTCCACAAACCCCATGAACCCCAGCGGGGCATACATGATGACGAGGATCAGGATCAGCCCCACCACCAGCTCGACGCGCTCGGTGTACCGGCTGGTCAGCTCGCTGATGAGCCCGAAGATCGCCGCGCCAAAGATCGGGCCGAAGAAGCTCCCGACGCCGCCGATCATCGTCATCGTCACCGGCGTGAAGGAGTTGAGGACGTGCAAGGCGTCGGCCGAGATCAGGTTCTGGAACAGCGCGTAGACCGACCCCGCCACCCCGGCGAAGCCGGCCGAGAGCAGGTACACGACCGCCTTGGTCTGGGGAACCCTGAAACCCAGGTAGGCGACCCGCCTGGGATTGTCCCGCAAACCGACCATGACGCTCCCGAACGGCGTCTTGGTGACGAACCAGAGGACGAAGACGCTTAGTCCCAGCACGGCGGCGGCGAAGTAATAGAAGCTCGACGGGTCCTTCATGTCGACACTCACGAGGCCGGGGATGCGGAACGGCGGGATGGCGAACCCGCCGATTCCGTCCTCGCCCCCGGTGATCGCCCGCAACTTCAGGGCCAGGACGTACATCAGCTGGGCGAAGGCCAGGTGAAGCATCGAGAAGGCGGTGCCGCTTACCCGGACCATGAGGGGAGAGAGGAGCAGGGCGAGAGCGACCGCTGCCGCCACGCCAATGACCAGGGCGGGCAATAGCGGCAGGCTCTTGATGTGCGTCAGGGCGAGCGCGGTGCCGTAGCCGCCGGCCCCGAAGAACATGGCGTGACCGAAACTGAGGAGCCCGGTGAAGCCGAGAAGGAGGTTGAAGGATACCGCGTACAGGGCGAAGATGCCGAACGTGACGAACACGTTGGTGAAGTAGATGCCGAACAGGTACGGATAGGCGAGCAGGGCGGCAAGCGCAAGGCTCCCGCCGATCCATCGCAGCGTGGTAGGCGTCATTCCCTCTCGCCGAACAGGCCCATGGGCCGGAAGGCCAGGACGATGGCCATGAAGAGGAACATCAGGACCGGTGCGAGCTGGGACACGAACTGCACGCCGTAGGAGTTCAGCTCGCCGAGGATGATCGACACAAGGAAGGCGCCCCAGAGACTGCCCAGGCCGCCTGTCACTACCACCACGAACGCGTCCATGCCCATCTGGTCGGCCAAGCCGGGGTAGACAGTAAGGATGGGCGCGATGACGACGCCGGCCACGCCCGCCAGCCACGTGCCCGTGCCGAACACGAGCATAAAGACGAGCGGTACGTTGACACCGAGGGCGTTCACCATGCCCGCGTCGGAGACGGCGGCCCGCACCAC contains:
- a CDS encoding branched-chain amino acid ABC transporter permease, translated to MTPTTLRWIGGSLALAALLAYPYLFGIYFTNVFVTFGIFALYAVSFNLLLGFTGLLSFGHAMFFGAGGYGTALALTHIKSLPLLPALVIGVAAAVALALLLSPLMVRVSGTAFSMLHLAFAQLMYVLALKLRAITGGEDGIGGFAIPPFRIPGLVSVDMKDPSSFYYFAAAVLGLSVFVLWFVTKTPFGSVMVGLRDNPRRVAYLGFRVPQTKAVVYLLSAGFAGVAGSVYALFQNLISADALHVLNSFTPVTMTMIGGVGSFFGPIFGAAIFGLISELTSRYTERVELVVGLILILVIMYAPLGFMGFVDAVRARARARFAPRGATEIAR
- a CDS encoding ABC transporter ATP-binding protein, which produces MILETRDLSHDFDGLRVLSRVNLSVRRGERHAVIGPNGAGKTTLFNVISGTYAPRSGRVFFKEQDVTAAPPHALVRLGMGRSFQITSTFPRLTAFQNVRMGILGRRGVRFNLLHMVDAMRDVTEEAEEVLRRINLTAERDLPARLLSYGKHRALEISLAMSTDPELVLLDEPTAGMSRDETRNAVDLIRRLTEGRTVVIVEHDMDVVFSLADQITVLHHGEILATGSPREIKANQAVRDAYLGEVAD